In Cicer arietinum cultivar CDC Frontier isolate Library 1 chromosome 7, Cicar.CDCFrontier_v2.0, whole genome shotgun sequence, a single window of DNA contains:
- the LOC101508074 gene encoding ABC transporter B family member 11-like isoform X1, giving the protein MEMEGDISLNEDVASIQPKVGSDSKQDSEKNKAKDETTNTVPLYKLFSFADSLDHLLMFVGTVGAIGNGISVPLMTLIFGSMINAFGESTNTKEVVDEVSKVSLKFVYLAAGTFTASFLQLTCWMITGERQAARIRGLYLQTILRQDVSFFDEETNTGEVIGRMSGDTVLIQDALGEKVGQFIQLGATFFGGFVVAFIKGWLLTVVMMSSIPFIVLFGAMTSTVIAKASSSGQTAYSKAASVVEQTVGSIRTVASFTGEKQAIAKYDNSLIDAYKTVVKEALASGLGFGSLYLVIICTYGLAVWLGGKMIIEKGYKGGEVVTVIFAVLTGSRSLGQASPCLSAFAAGQAAAFKMFETIKRKPEIDAYDTTGRKLDDIRGDIELREVCFSYPTRPDELIFNEFSLSIPSGATVALVGQSGSGKSTVVSLIERFYDPQAGEVLIDGINLKEFQLKWIRQKIGLVSQEPVLFTCSIKENIAYGKDGSTDEEIRAAAELANASKFIDKLPKGLDTMVGEHGTQLSGGQKQRVAIARAILKDPRILLLDEATSALDAESERTVQEALDRIMINRTTIVVAHRLSTIRNVDTIAVIHQGKLIERGSHAQLTRDPDGAYSQLIRLQEMKGSEQNAANDTNKSNSIVLSERRSSHRSLSSRSISQVSSGGGNSDRHSFSASYIVPATIVGFSETADGEPQAPPSTVSSPPEVSLYRLANLNKPEIPVLLMGAVAAVLNGVIMPIFGLLLSKMISIFYEPADELRHDSKVWALVFVALGVASFFIFPCRFYFFGIAGGKLIKRVRKVCFEKAVNMEVSWFDEGEHSSGAIGARLSTDAASIRALVGDALGLLVQNIATAIAGLVIAFAASWQLALIILAIVPLLAINGFLQVKFLKGFSTDSKKLYEEASQVANDAVGSIRTVASFCSEEKVMELYQQKCEGPIKTGIRRGIISGFGFGISFFVFYAVYACSFYAGARLVEDGKSSFSDVFRVFFALSMAALGLSQSGSLVPDSTKAKSAAASIFAILDRKSLIDPSDESGMTLEEVKGEIEFNHVSFKYSTRPDIQIFRDLCLKIHSGKTVALVGESGSGKSTVISLLQRFYDPDSGHITLDGKEIQSLQVKWLRQQMGLVSQEPVLFNDTIRANIAYGKGGDASEAEIIAAAELANAHKFISSLQKGYDTIVGERGVQLSGGQKQRVAIARAIVKNPKILLLDEATSALDAESEKVVQDALDRVMVERTTIIVAHRLSTIKGADLIAVVKNGVIAEKGKHETLLHKGGDYASLVALYTSASK; this is encoded by the exons GTGTCCTTGAAATTCGTATACTTGGCTGCGGGTACCTTCACCGCGTCTTTTTTGC AATTGACTTGCTGGATGATCACTGGGGAGAGACAGGCTGCAAGAATTAGAGGCTTATACCTCCAAACAATTTTGAGGCAAGATGTGAGTTTCTTTGATGAGGAAACTAATACTGGAGAGGTTATTGGAAGAATGTCCGGTGATACTGTTCTTATTCAAGATGCCTTGGGTGAGAAG GTGGGGCAGTTTATACAATTAGGGGCTACTTTCTTTGGAGGTTTTGTGGTAGCATTCATAAAGGGATGGCTTCTAACTGTTGTCATGATGTCTAGTATACCATTTATTGTCTTGTTTGGTGCCATGACGAGCACAGTTATTGCAAAAGCATCATCATCTGGACAAACAGCTTATTCTAAAGCAGCAAGTGTAGTAGAGCAGACAGTTGGTTCTATCCGAACT GTTGCGTCTTTCACTGGAGAGAAACAAGCCATAGCTAAATATGATAATTCCTTAATTGATGCTTACAAAACTGTAGTGAAAGAGGCACTAGCTTCTGGTTTGGGGTTTGGTTCACTCTACCTTGTTATTATCTGCACTTATGGTTTGGCAGTATGGTTAGGCGGGAAAATGATAATAGAGAAAGGATACAAAGGAGGGGAAGTTGTAACTGTAATTTTTGCTGTATTGACTGGCTCCAG GTCACTGGGGCAGGCATCTCCATGCTTGAGTGCTTTTGCTGCAGGACAAGCTGCAGCCTTTAAGATGTTTGAAACGATTAAAAGGAAACCAGAAATCGATGCTTATGATACTACTGGGCGAAAGCTTGATGACATTCGCGGTGACATAGAGCTTAGAGAGGTTTGCTTTAGTTATCCTACAAGGCCAGATGAACTGATATTCAATGAGTTTTCTCTTTCAATACCTAGTGGGGCTACTGTAGCTTTGGTAGGGCAAAGTGGGAGTGGGAAGTCCACAGTTGTCAGTTTGATAGAGAGATTTTATGATCCACAAGCTGGTGAAGTTCTCATTGATGGTATCAACCTCAAAGAATTTCAACTGAAATGGATCAGACAGAAAATAGGCCTAGTTAGTCAGGAACCAGTTCTCTTTACTTGTAgcattaaagaaaatattgcttATGGCAAGGATGGTTCAACCGATGAAGAAATCAGAGCTGCAGCAGAACTTGCTAATGCCTCCAAATTTATAGATAAACTTCCTAAG GGACTAGACACAATGGTCGGTGAGCATGGAACTCAGCTCTCTGGGGGTCAAAAGCAAAGAGTTGCAATAGCAAGAGCAATTTTGAAAGACCCAAGAATCCTACTTCTGGATGAAGCTACAAGTGCCCTTGATGCAGAATCTGAGAGAACAGTACAAGAGGCATTGGACAGAATAATGATAAATCGGACAACTATCGTCGTAGCTCACCGCTTAAGTACTATAAGAAATGTCGATACCATTGCTGTCATTCATCAAGGAAAATTAATTGAAAGAG GTTCACATGCTCAGCTCACAAGAGATCCTGATGGAGCCTATAGCCAGTTGATTAGACTGCAAGAAATGAAGGGGTCAGAACAGAATGCtgcaaatgacacaaacaagtCAAACAGTATAGTGCTATCTGAGAGACGGTCAAGTCATAGATCTTTATCCTCAAGATCTATAAGCCAAGTATCATCTGGGGGTGGAAACAGCGATCGCCATTCGTTCTCAGCTTCATATATTGTGCCAGCCACAATAGTTGGCTTCTCAGAAACTGCAGACGGTGAACCTCAAGCTCCTCCTTCAACAGTTTCTTCACCACCAGAAGTATCACTTTATCGCCTGGCCAATTTGAACAAGCCTGAGATTCCAGTTTTATTGATGGGGGCTGTAGCTGCAGTGTTAAATGGAGTGATAATGCCCATTTTTGGGCTCTTGCTTTCTAAAATGATAAGTATTTTCTACGAGCCAGCTGACGAACTTCGTCACGATTCAAAAGTCTGGGCGTTAGTATTTGTCGCGCTTGGTGTGGCGTCGTTTTTCATTTTTCCATGCAGATTCTACTTTTTTGGCATTGCTGGAGGCAAGTTGATCAAAAGGGTAAGGAAAGTGTGTTTTGAGAAGGCAGTTAACATGGAAGTAAGTTGGTTCGATGAAGGTGAGCATTCAAGTGGAGCAATTGGAGCCAGGCTGTCAACCGATGCAGCTTCGATTCGAGCTTTGGTTGGTGATGCACTTGGTTTACTGGTTCAAAATATTGCTACAGCAATCGCTGGTTTGGTAATTGCTTTTGCAGCAAGCTGGCAGCTTGCTCTTATAATCCTTGCTATCGTGCCTCTACTAGCAATAAATGGATTTTTGCAAGTTAAGTTCTTGAAAGGATTCAGCACAGATTCAAAG AAATTGTATGAGGAAGCAAGTCAAGTTGCAAATGATGCAGTAGGGAGTATAAGAACAGTTGCTTCTTTCTGTTCTGAAGAGAAGGTGATGGAATTATATCAGCAAAAATGTGAAGGACCAATTAAGACAGGCATAAGGAGAGGGATAATAAGTGGATTTGGTTTTGGAATATCATTCTTCGTGTTTTATGCAGTTTATGCCTGCAGTTTTTATGCTGGAGCGCGTCTCGTTGAGGATGGAAAATCTTCATTCTCGGATGTTTTCCGAGTCTTTTTTGCTCTAAGCATGGCAGCTTTAGGACTATCTCAATCAGGGTCCTTGGTACCTGATTCAACTAAGGCAAAAAGTGCAGCTGCTTCCATATTTGCTATTCTTGATAGGAAATCACTCATAGATCCAAGTGATGAATCAGGAATGACATTGGAAGAAGTCAAgggagaaattgagtttaaccATGTCAGTTTCAAGTATTCTACAAGACCTGATATTCAAATATTCAGAGATCTTTGCTTGAAAATTCATAGTGGCAAG ACAGTAGCACTGGTTGGAGAAAGTGGAAGTGGAAAATCAACGGTTATCTCATTACTTCAAAGATTTTATGATCCAGACTCAGGTCACATTACACTTGATGGAAAAGAAATCCAAAGTCTACAAGTGAAATGGCTGAGACAACAGATGGGACTGGTAAGCCAAGAGCCTGTTCTTTTCAATGACACCATTAGAGCCAACATTGCATATGGAAAAGGAGGAGATGCATCAGAGGCAGAGATTATAGCTGCTGCAGAATTGGCAAATGCTCACAAGTTTATTAGTAGTTTGCAGAAG GGTTATGATACAATAGTAGGAGAGCGAGGAGTTCAATTATCTGGGGGACAAAAGCAGCGTGTGGCAATTGCAAGAGCTATAGTGAAGAATCCAAAAATATTACTTCTAGATGAAGCAACAAGTGCACTTGATGCTGAGTCTGAAAAAGTGGTACAAGATGCACTTGACCGTGTTATGGTGGAAAGAACCACTATAATAGTGGCTCATAGGTTATCAACTATTAAGGGTGCAGATTTAATTGCAGTAGTTAAGAATGGTGTTATAGCAGAGAAAGGAAAACATGAAACATTGCTACATAAGGGTGGTGACTATGCTTCCTTAGTGGCATTGTACACGAGTGCTTCTAAATAG
- the LOC101508074 gene encoding ABC transporter B family member 4-like isoform X4, which produces MITGERQAARIRGLYLQTILRQDVSFFDEETNTGEVIGRMSGDTVLIQDALGEKVGQFIQLGATFFGGFVVAFIKGWLLTVVMMSSIPFIVLFGAMTSTVIAKASSSGQTAYSKAASVVEQTVGSIRTVASFTGEKQAIAKYDNSLIDAYKTVVKEALASGLGFGSLYLVIICTYGLAVWLGGKMIIEKGYKGGEVVTVIFAVLTGSRSLGQASPCLSAFAAGQAAAFKMFETIKRKPEIDAYDTTGRKLDDIRGDIELREVCFSYPTRPDELIFNEFSLSIPSGATVALVGQSGSGKSTVVSLIERFYDPQAGEVLIDGINLKEFQLKWIRQKIGLVSQEPVLFTCSIKENIAYGKDGSTDEEIRAAAELANASKFIDKLPKGLDTMVGEHGTQLSGGQKQRVAIARAILKDPRILLLDEATSALDAESERTVQEALDRIMINRTTIVVAHRLSTIRNVDTIAVIHQGKLIERGSHAQLTRDPDGAYSQLIRLQEMKGSEQNAANDTNKSNSIVLSERRSSHRSLSSRSISQVSSGGGNSDRHSFSASYIVPATIVGFSETADGEPQAPPSTVSSPPEVSLYRLANLNKPEIPVLLMGAVAAVLNGVIMPIFGLLLSKMISIFYEPADELRHDSKVWALVFVALGVASFFIFPCRFYFFGIAGGKLIKRVRKVCFEKAVNMEVSWFDEGEHSSGAIGARLSTDAASIRALVGDALGLLVQNIATAIAGLVIAFAASWQLALIILAIVPLLAINGFLQVKFLKGFSTDSKKLYEEASQVANDAVGSIRTVASFCSEEKVMELYQQKCEGPIKTGIRRGIISGFGFGISFFVFYAVYACSFYAGARLVEDGKSSFSDVFRVFFALSMAALGLSQSGSLVPDSTKAKSAAASIFAILDRKSLIDPSDESGMTLEEVKGEIEFNHVSFKYSTRPDIQIFRDLCLKIHSGKTVALVGESGSGKSTVISLLQRFYDPDSGHITLDGKEIQSLQVKWLRQQMGLVSQEPVLFNDTIRANIAYGKGGDASEAEIIAAAELANAHKFISSLQKGYDTIVGERGVQLSGGQKQRVAIARAIVKNPKILLLDEATSALDAESEKVVQDALDRVMVERTTIIVAHRLSTIKGADLIAVVKNGVIAEKGKHETLLHKGGDYASLVALYTSASK; this is translated from the exons ATGATCACTGGGGAGAGACAGGCTGCAAGAATTAGAGGCTTATACCTCCAAACAATTTTGAGGCAAGATGTGAGTTTCTTTGATGAGGAAACTAATACTGGAGAGGTTATTGGAAGAATGTCCGGTGATACTGTTCTTATTCAAGATGCCTTGGGTGAGAAG GTGGGGCAGTTTATACAATTAGGGGCTACTTTCTTTGGAGGTTTTGTGGTAGCATTCATAAAGGGATGGCTTCTAACTGTTGTCATGATGTCTAGTATACCATTTATTGTCTTGTTTGGTGCCATGACGAGCACAGTTATTGCAAAAGCATCATCATCTGGACAAACAGCTTATTCTAAAGCAGCAAGTGTAGTAGAGCAGACAGTTGGTTCTATCCGAACT GTTGCGTCTTTCACTGGAGAGAAACAAGCCATAGCTAAATATGATAATTCCTTAATTGATGCTTACAAAACTGTAGTGAAAGAGGCACTAGCTTCTGGTTTGGGGTTTGGTTCACTCTACCTTGTTATTATCTGCACTTATGGTTTGGCAGTATGGTTAGGCGGGAAAATGATAATAGAGAAAGGATACAAAGGAGGGGAAGTTGTAACTGTAATTTTTGCTGTATTGACTGGCTCCAG GTCACTGGGGCAGGCATCTCCATGCTTGAGTGCTTTTGCTGCAGGACAAGCTGCAGCCTTTAAGATGTTTGAAACGATTAAAAGGAAACCAGAAATCGATGCTTATGATACTACTGGGCGAAAGCTTGATGACATTCGCGGTGACATAGAGCTTAGAGAGGTTTGCTTTAGTTATCCTACAAGGCCAGATGAACTGATATTCAATGAGTTTTCTCTTTCAATACCTAGTGGGGCTACTGTAGCTTTGGTAGGGCAAAGTGGGAGTGGGAAGTCCACAGTTGTCAGTTTGATAGAGAGATTTTATGATCCACAAGCTGGTGAAGTTCTCATTGATGGTATCAACCTCAAAGAATTTCAACTGAAATGGATCAGACAGAAAATAGGCCTAGTTAGTCAGGAACCAGTTCTCTTTACTTGTAgcattaaagaaaatattgcttATGGCAAGGATGGTTCAACCGATGAAGAAATCAGAGCTGCAGCAGAACTTGCTAATGCCTCCAAATTTATAGATAAACTTCCTAAG GGACTAGACACAATGGTCGGTGAGCATGGAACTCAGCTCTCTGGGGGTCAAAAGCAAAGAGTTGCAATAGCAAGAGCAATTTTGAAAGACCCAAGAATCCTACTTCTGGATGAAGCTACAAGTGCCCTTGATGCAGAATCTGAGAGAACAGTACAAGAGGCATTGGACAGAATAATGATAAATCGGACAACTATCGTCGTAGCTCACCGCTTAAGTACTATAAGAAATGTCGATACCATTGCTGTCATTCATCAAGGAAAATTAATTGAAAGAG GTTCACATGCTCAGCTCACAAGAGATCCTGATGGAGCCTATAGCCAGTTGATTAGACTGCAAGAAATGAAGGGGTCAGAACAGAATGCtgcaaatgacacaaacaagtCAAACAGTATAGTGCTATCTGAGAGACGGTCAAGTCATAGATCTTTATCCTCAAGATCTATAAGCCAAGTATCATCTGGGGGTGGAAACAGCGATCGCCATTCGTTCTCAGCTTCATATATTGTGCCAGCCACAATAGTTGGCTTCTCAGAAACTGCAGACGGTGAACCTCAAGCTCCTCCTTCAACAGTTTCTTCACCACCAGAAGTATCACTTTATCGCCTGGCCAATTTGAACAAGCCTGAGATTCCAGTTTTATTGATGGGGGCTGTAGCTGCAGTGTTAAATGGAGTGATAATGCCCATTTTTGGGCTCTTGCTTTCTAAAATGATAAGTATTTTCTACGAGCCAGCTGACGAACTTCGTCACGATTCAAAAGTCTGGGCGTTAGTATTTGTCGCGCTTGGTGTGGCGTCGTTTTTCATTTTTCCATGCAGATTCTACTTTTTTGGCATTGCTGGAGGCAAGTTGATCAAAAGGGTAAGGAAAGTGTGTTTTGAGAAGGCAGTTAACATGGAAGTAAGTTGGTTCGATGAAGGTGAGCATTCAAGTGGAGCAATTGGAGCCAGGCTGTCAACCGATGCAGCTTCGATTCGAGCTTTGGTTGGTGATGCACTTGGTTTACTGGTTCAAAATATTGCTACAGCAATCGCTGGTTTGGTAATTGCTTTTGCAGCAAGCTGGCAGCTTGCTCTTATAATCCTTGCTATCGTGCCTCTACTAGCAATAAATGGATTTTTGCAAGTTAAGTTCTTGAAAGGATTCAGCACAGATTCAAAG AAATTGTATGAGGAAGCAAGTCAAGTTGCAAATGATGCAGTAGGGAGTATAAGAACAGTTGCTTCTTTCTGTTCTGAAGAGAAGGTGATGGAATTATATCAGCAAAAATGTGAAGGACCAATTAAGACAGGCATAAGGAGAGGGATAATAAGTGGATTTGGTTTTGGAATATCATTCTTCGTGTTTTATGCAGTTTATGCCTGCAGTTTTTATGCTGGAGCGCGTCTCGTTGAGGATGGAAAATCTTCATTCTCGGATGTTTTCCGAGTCTTTTTTGCTCTAAGCATGGCAGCTTTAGGACTATCTCAATCAGGGTCCTTGGTACCTGATTCAACTAAGGCAAAAAGTGCAGCTGCTTCCATATTTGCTATTCTTGATAGGAAATCACTCATAGATCCAAGTGATGAATCAGGAATGACATTGGAAGAAGTCAAgggagaaattgagtttaaccATGTCAGTTTCAAGTATTCTACAAGACCTGATATTCAAATATTCAGAGATCTTTGCTTGAAAATTCATAGTGGCAAG ACAGTAGCACTGGTTGGAGAAAGTGGAAGTGGAAAATCAACGGTTATCTCATTACTTCAAAGATTTTATGATCCAGACTCAGGTCACATTACACTTGATGGAAAAGAAATCCAAAGTCTACAAGTGAAATGGCTGAGACAACAGATGGGACTGGTAAGCCAAGAGCCTGTTCTTTTCAATGACACCATTAGAGCCAACATTGCATATGGAAAAGGAGGAGATGCATCAGAGGCAGAGATTATAGCTGCTGCAGAATTGGCAAATGCTCACAAGTTTATTAGTAGTTTGCAGAAG GGTTATGATACAATAGTAGGAGAGCGAGGAGTTCAATTATCTGGGGGACAAAAGCAGCGTGTGGCAATTGCAAGAGCTATAGTGAAGAATCCAAAAATATTACTTCTAGATGAAGCAACAAGTGCACTTGATGCTGAGTCTGAAAAAGTGGTACAAGATGCACTTGACCGTGTTATGGTGGAAAGAACCACTATAATAGTGGCTCATAGGTTATCAACTATTAAGGGTGCAGATTTAATTGCAGTAGTTAAGAATGGTGTTATAGCAGAGAAAGGAAAACATGAAACATTGCTACATAAGGGTGGTGACTATGCTTCCTTAGTGGCATTGTACACGAGTGCTTCTAAATAG
- the LOC101508074 gene encoding ABC transporter B family member 4-like isoform X3: MEMEGDISLNEDVASIQPKVGSDSKQDSEKNKAKDETTNTVPLYKLFSFADSLDHLLMFVGTVGAIGNGISVPLMTLIFGSMINAFGESTNTKEVVDEVSKVSLKFVYLAAGTFTASFLQLTCWMITGERQAARIRGLYLQTILRQDVSFFDEETNTGEVIGRMSGDTVLIQDALGEKVGQFIQLGATFFGGFVVAFIKGWLLTVVMMSSIPFIVLFGAMTSTVIAKASSSGQTAYSKAASVVEQTVGSIRTVASFTGEKQAIAKYDNSLIDAYKTVVKEALASGLGFGSLYLVIICTYGLAVWLGGKMIIEKGYKGGEVVTVIFAVLTGSRSLGQASPCLSAFAAGQAAAFKMFETIKRKPEIDAYDTTGRKLDDIRGDIELREVCFSYPTRPDELIFNEFSLSIPSGATVALVGQSGSGKSTVVSLIERFYDPQAGEVLIDGINLKEFQLKWIRQKIGLVSQEPVLFTCSIKENIAYGKDGSTDEEIRAAAELANASKFIDKLPKGLDTMVGEHGTQLSGGQKQRVAIARAILKDPRILLLDEATSALDAESERTVQEALDRIMINRTTIVVAHRLSTIRNVDTIAVIHQGKLIERGSHAQLTRDPDGAYSQLIRLQEMKGSEQNAANDTNKSNSIVLSERRSSHRSLSSRSISQVSSGGGNSDRHSFSASYIVPATIVGFSETADGEPQAPPSTVSSPPEVSLYRLANLNKPEIPVLLMGAVAAVLNGVIMPIFGLLLSKMISIFYEPADELRHDSKVWALVFVALGVASFFIFPCRFYFFGIAGGKLIKRVRKVCFEKAVNMEVSWFDEGEHSSGAIGARLSTDAASIRALVGDALGLLVQNIATAIAGLVIAFAASWQLALIILAIVPLLAINGFLQVKFLKGFSTDSKKLYEEASQVANDAVGSIRTVASFCSEEKVMELYQQKCEGPIKTGIRRGIISGFGFGISFFVFYAVYACSFYAGARLVEDGKSSFSDVFRVFFALSMAALGLSQSGSLVPDSTKAKSAAASIFAILDRKSLIDPSDESGMTLEEVKGEIEFNHVSFKYSTRPDIQIFRDLCLKIHSGKTVALVGESGSGKSTVISLLQRFYDPDSGHITLDGKEIQSLQVKWLRQQMGLVSQEPVLFNDTIRANIAYGKGGDASEAEIIAAAELANAHKFISSLQK; the protein is encoded by the exons GTGTCCTTGAAATTCGTATACTTGGCTGCGGGTACCTTCACCGCGTCTTTTTTGC AATTGACTTGCTGGATGATCACTGGGGAGAGACAGGCTGCAAGAATTAGAGGCTTATACCTCCAAACAATTTTGAGGCAAGATGTGAGTTTCTTTGATGAGGAAACTAATACTGGAGAGGTTATTGGAAGAATGTCCGGTGATACTGTTCTTATTCAAGATGCCTTGGGTGAGAAG GTGGGGCAGTTTATACAATTAGGGGCTACTTTCTTTGGAGGTTTTGTGGTAGCATTCATAAAGGGATGGCTTCTAACTGTTGTCATGATGTCTAGTATACCATTTATTGTCTTGTTTGGTGCCATGACGAGCACAGTTATTGCAAAAGCATCATCATCTGGACAAACAGCTTATTCTAAAGCAGCAAGTGTAGTAGAGCAGACAGTTGGTTCTATCCGAACT GTTGCGTCTTTCACTGGAGAGAAACAAGCCATAGCTAAATATGATAATTCCTTAATTGATGCTTACAAAACTGTAGTGAAAGAGGCACTAGCTTCTGGTTTGGGGTTTGGTTCACTCTACCTTGTTATTATCTGCACTTATGGTTTGGCAGTATGGTTAGGCGGGAAAATGATAATAGAGAAAGGATACAAAGGAGGGGAAGTTGTAACTGTAATTTTTGCTGTATTGACTGGCTCCAG GTCACTGGGGCAGGCATCTCCATGCTTGAGTGCTTTTGCTGCAGGACAAGCTGCAGCCTTTAAGATGTTTGAAACGATTAAAAGGAAACCAGAAATCGATGCTTATGATACTACTGGGCGAAAGCTTGATGACATTCGCGGTGACATAGAGCTTAGAGAGGTTTGCTTTAGTTATCCTACAAGGCCAGATGAACTGATATTCAATGAGTTTTCTCTTTCAATACCTAGTGGGGCTACTGTAGCTTTGGTAGGGCAAAGTGGGAGTGGGAAGTCCACAGTTGTCAGTTTGATAGAGAGATTTTATGATCCACAAGCTGGTGAAGTTCTCATTGATGGTATCAACCTCAAAGAATTTCAACTGAAATGGATCAGACAGAAAATAGGCCTAGTTAGTCAGGAACCAGTTCTCTTTACTTGTAgcattaaagaaaatattgcttATGGCAAGGATGGTTCAACCGATGAAGAAATCAGAGCTGCAGCAGAACTTGCTAATGCCTCCAAATTTATAGATAAACTTCCTAAG GGACTAGACACAATGGTCGGTGAGCATGGAACTCAGCTCTCTGGGGGTCAAAAGCAAAGAGTTGCAATAGCAAGAGCAATTTTGAAAGACCCAAGAATCCTACTTCTGGATGAAGCTACAAGTGCCCTTGATGCAGAATCTGAGAGAACAGTACAAGAGGCATTGGACAGAATAATGATAAATCGGACAACTATCGTCGTAGCTCACCGCTTAAGTACTATAAGAAATGTCGATACCATTGCTGTCATTCATCAAGGAAAATTAATTGAAAGAG GTTCACATGCTCAGCTCACAAGAGATCCTGATGGAGCCTATAGCCAGTTGATTAGACTGCAAGAAATGAAGGGGTCAGAACAGAATGCtgcaaatgacacaaacaagtCAAACAGTATAGTGCTATCTGAGAGACGGTCAAGTCATAGATCTTTATCCTCAAGATCTATAAGCCAAGTATCATCTGGGGGTGGAAACAGCGATCGCCATTCGTTCTCAGCTTCATATATTGTGCCAGCCACAATAGTTGGCTTCTCAGAAACTGCAGACGGTGAACCTCAAGCTCCTCCTTCAACAGTTTCTTCACCACCAGAAGTATCACTTTATCGCCTGGCCAATTTGAACAAGCCTGAGATTCCAGTTTTATTGATGGGGGCTGTAGCTGCAGTGTTAAATGGAGTGATAATGCCCATTTTTGGGCTCTTGCTTTCTAAAATGATAAGTATTTTCTACGAGCCAGCTGACGAACTTCGTCACGATTCAAAAGTCTGGGCGTTAGTATTTGTCGCGCTTGGTGTGGCGTCGTTTTTCATTTTTCCATGCAGATTCTACTTTTTTGGCATTGCTGGAGGCAAGTTGATCAAAAGGGTAAGGAAAGTGTGTTTTGAGAAGGCAGTTAACATGGAAGTAAGTTGGTTCGATGAAGGTGAGCATTCAAGTGGAGCAATTGGAGCCAGGCTGTCAACCGATGCAGCTTCGATTCGAGCTTTGGTTGGTGATGCACTTGGTTTACTGGTTCAAAATATTGCTACAGCAATCGCTGGTTTGGTAATTGCTTTTGCAGCAAGCTGGCAGCTTGCTCTTATAATCCTTGCTATCGTGCCTCTACTAGCAATAAATGGATTTTTGCAAGTTAAGTTCTTGAAAGGATTCAGCACAGATTCAAAG AAATTGTATGAGGAAGCAAGTCAAGTTGCAAATGATGCAGTAGGGAGTATAAGAACAGTTGCTTCTTTCTGTTCTGAAGAGAAGGTGATGGAATTATATCAGCAAAAATGTGAAGGACCAATTAAGACAGGCATAAGGAGAGGGATAATAAGTGGATTTGGTTTTGGAATATCATTCTTCGTGTTTTATGCAGTTTATGCCTGCAGTTTTTATGCTGGAGCGCGTCTCGTTGAGGATGGAAAATCTTCATTCTCGGATGTTTTCCGAGTCTTTTTTGCTCTAAGCATGGCAGCTTTAGGACTATCTCAATCAGGGTCCTTGGTACCTGATTCAACTAAGGCAAAAAGTGCAGCTGCTTCCATATTTGCTATTCTTGATAGGAAATCACTCATAGATCCAAGTGATGAATCAGGAATGACATTGGAAGAAGTCAAgggagaaattgagtttaaccATGTCAGTTTCAAGTATTCTACAAGACCTGATATTCAAATATTCAGAGATCTTTGCTTGAAAATTCATAGTGGCAAG ACAGTAGCACTGGTTGGAGAAAGTGGAAGTGGAAAATCAACGGTTATCTCATTACTTCAAAGATTTTATGATCCAGACTCAGGTCACATTACACTTGATGGAAAAGAAATCCAAAGTCTACAAGTGAAATGGCTGAGACAACAGATGGGACTGGTAAGCCAAGAGCCTGTTCTTTTCAATGACACCATTAGAGCCAACATTGCATATGGAAAAGGAGGAGATGCATCAGAGGCAGAGATTATAGCTGCTGCAGAATTGGCAAATGCTCACAAGTTTATTAGTAGTTTGCAGAAG TAG